From Xenopus tropicalis strain Nigerian chromosome 3, UCB_Xtro_10.0, whole genome shotgun sequence, the proteins below share one genomic window:
- the cops6 gene encoding COP9 signalosome complex subunit 6 isoform 1 (isoform 1 is encoded by transcript variant 1), translating into MAAAAASNGSGMEVDVAAFPTVMAQGVTGSVTVALHPLVILNISDHWIRMRSQEGRPVQVIGALIGKQEGRNIEVMNSFELLSQINEEKITINKEYYYTKEEQFKQVFKDMEFLGWYTTGGTPDPSDIHVHKQVCEIIESPLFLKLNPMTKHTDLPVSVYESVIDIVNGEATMLLAELSYTLATEEAERIGVDHVARMTATGSGENSTVAEHLIAQHSAIKMLHSRVRLILEYVRAAEAGEVPFNHEILREASALCHCLPVLSTDKFKMDFYDQCNDVGLMSYLGTITKTCNTMNQFVNKFNILYDRQGIGRRMRGLFF; encoded by the exons ATGGCGGCGGCTGCTGCTTCGAACGGCAGCGGGATGGAGGTGGACGTCGCCG CCTTCCCCACTGTCATGGCGCAGGGGGTAACTGGCAGCGTGACAGTTGCGCTCCATCCCCTCGTCATCTTGAACATCTCCGATCACTGGATACGCATGAGATCCCAGGAGGGGCGCCCGGTGCAGG TTATCGGAGCCCTAATCGGGAAGCAGGAGGGCAGAAACATTGAGGTGATGAACTCGTTTGAGCTGCTTTCTCAGATTAACGAAGAAAAGATCACCATTAATAAAGAGTACTATTACACCAAGGAAGAGCAAT TTAAGCAGGTGTTTAAAGACATGGAGTTCCTGGGTTGGTACACCACGGGAGGAACCCCCGATCCATCCGACATCCATGTACACAAGCAG gtctgtgAGATTATCGAGTCCCCTCTATTCCTCAAGCTGAATCCCATGACCAAACACACAGAT CTTCCAGTCAGTGTCTATGAATCTGTGATTGACATTGTGAATGGGGAG GCCACCATGCTTCTAGCGGAACTGTCCTACACTTTGGCCACAGAAGAAGCAGAGAGGATCGGGGTGGATCACGTAGCCAGGATGACCGCCACGGGAAGTGGAGAGAACTCGACAG TGGCGGAGCATCTCATAGCTCAGCACAGCGCCATCAAGATGTTGCACAGCCGCGTCCGGCTCATCTTGGAATATGTTAGGGCGGCCGAGGCGG GGGAGGTGCCGTTTAATCACGAGATTCTACGAGAAGCCTCTGCTCTGTGCCACTGTCTCCCTGTCCTCAGCACGGACAAGTTCAAGATGGACTTCTATGAT CAATGTAATGATGTGGGCTTGATGTCTTACCTGGGCACTATCACCAAGACGTGCAATACCATGAACCAGTTCGTCAACAAGTTCAACATCCTTTATGACCGCCAGGGGATTGGCCGACGTATGCGCGGTCTCTTCTTTTAG
- the cops6 gene encoding COP9 signalosome complex subunit 6 isoform 2 (isoform 2 is encoded by transcript variant 2), translating to MAQGVTGSVTVALHPLVILNISDHWIRMRSQEGRPVQVIGALIGKQEGRNIEVMNSFELLSQINEEKITINKEYYYTKEEQFKQVFKDMEFLGWYTTGGTPDPSDIHVHKQVCEIIESPLFLKLNPMTKHTDLPVSVYESVIDIVNGEATMLLAELSYTLATEEAERIGVDHVARMTATGSGENSTVAEHLIAQHSAIKMLHSRVRLILEYVRAAEAGEVPFNHEILREASALCHCLPVLSTDKFKMDFYDQCNDVGLMSYLGTITKTCNTMNQFVNKFNILYDRQGIGRRMRGLFF from the exons ATGGCGCAGGGGGTAACTGGCAGCGTGACAGTTGCGCTCCATCCCCTCGTCATCTTGAACATCTCCGATCACTGGATACGCATGAGATCCCAGGAGGGGCGCCCGGTGCAGG TTATCGGAGCCCTAATCGGGAAGCAGGAGGGCAGAAACATTGAGGTGATGAACTCGTTTGAGCTGCTTTCTCAGATTAACGAAGAAAAGATCACCATTAATAAAGAGTACTATTACACCAAGGAAGAGCAAT TTAAGCAGGTGTTTAAAGACATGGAGTTCCTGGGTTGGTACACCACGGGAGGAACCCCCGATCCATCCGACATCCATGTACACAAGCAG gtctgtgAGATTATCGAGTCCCCTCTATTCCTCAAGCTGAATCCCATGACCAAACACACAGAT CTTCCAGTCAGTGTCTATGAATCTGTGATTGACATTGTGAATGGGGAG GCCACCATGCTTCTAGCGGAACTGTCCTACACTTTGGCCACAGAAGAAGCAGAGAGGATCGGGGTGGATCACGTAGCCAGGATGACCGCCACGGGAAGTGGAGAGAACTCGACAG TGGCGGAGCATCTCATAGCTCAGCACAGCGCCATCAAGATGTTGCACAGCCGCGTCCGGCTCATCTTGGAATATGTTAGGGCGGCCGAGGCGG GGGAGGTGCCGTTTAATCACGAGATTCTACGAGAAGCCTCTGCTCTGTGCCACTGTCTCCCTGTCCTCAGCACGGACAAGTTCAAGATGGACTTCTATGAT CAATGTAATGATGTGGGCTTGATGTCTTACCTGGGCACTATCACCAAGACGTGCAATACCATGAACCAGTTCGTCAACAAGTTCAACATCCTTTATGACCGCCAGGGGATTGGCCGACGTATGCGCGGTCTCTTCTTTTAG
- the LOC100490626 gene encoding lysophosphatidic acid receptor 4, with product MSNNSSCQSLSPTVYLSGYSIILTLGLFLNITALWFFIVRLPSLRSPTKVYMKNLAFADFLLVCMLPLMIYQHAAPLGTDFENIRTLCIVAGTFLLLNMYGSIFLLACISLDRCLALCFPLRSRSFRRFAPWFCAGVWMLNLGACATLFFRHTSNSTDSTNECFSSHPPVVTMRAPTIASLLIGFLVPLGIMVVSSCSLLRAVSKSQSAQDGTVNRRKLIHMLSANLAIFLFCFLPYHAVLLSYQIWERNCILQEAYKIALLMACSNTVLDPIAYYFATETMQKKIVEEKIRLAGGSGGETEKNSNVNLLARHKGTQA from the coding sequence ATGTCCAACAACAGTAGCTGCCAGAGCCTTAGTCCGACCGTCTACCTCTCCGGTTACTCCATTATCCTGACCCTGGGCCTGTTTCTGAATATCACCGCCCTATGGTTCTTCATTGTTCGCCTGCCGAGTCTCCGCTCCCCGACCAAGGTTTACATGAAGAACCTGGCCTTTGCTGACTTCCTGCTGGTGTGCATGCTTCCTCTGATGATTTATCAGCATGCCGCTCCTCTTGGGACGGACTTTGAGAATATTCGAACTCTGTGCATTGTTGCCGGCACCTTTCTCCTTCTCAATATGTACGGCAGCATTTTCTTATTGGCTTGCATCAGCTTGGACCGCTGTTTAGCCCTCTGTTTCCCTCTCCGATCTCGAAGCTTTCGTAGATTTGCACCCTGGTTCTGCGCCGGGGTTTGGATGTTGAATCTTGGAGCTTGTGCTACGTTATTCTTTAGACACACATCAAACTCTACCGACTCTACCAATGAATGTTTTTCCAGCCACCCCCCAGTTGTGACCATGAGGGCTCCCACCATAGCTTCCTTGCTCATTGGTTTCTTGGTTCCTCTGGGGATTATGGTTGTCAGCTCTTGCTCTTTGCTAAGGGCAGTCAGTAAAAGTCAGTCAGCTCAAGATGGGACAGTGAACAGACGCAAACTCATCCATATGTTATCTGCTAATTTGGCCATTTTCCTCTTTTGCTTCCTACCCTACCACGCCGTCCTCCTCTCCTACCAGATTTGGGAAAGAAACTGTATCCTACAGGAGGCCTACAAAATTGCTCTGCTAATGGCCTGCAGCAATACCGTGCTGGACCCTATCGCCTATTACTTTGCCACAGAGACTATGCAGAAGAAGATTGTTGAAGAGAAAATCAGGCTTGCGGGGGGGTCTGGGGGAGAAACTGAAAAGAACTCCAATGTCAATCTACTGGCTCGTCATAAGGGCACGCAAGCTTAA